GTCTCGACGCCATGCGCACGGCGCGCGACGTTGCCGCCGAAGCGGGCTATCTCTCGTCGATCGCCGCGGGCGGTCCGTTCGGCGGCCTCGTCGGGCTCGATCCGCTGAATCGCGGCGCGGTCGTCGTCCGCGTCACCCAGGGCGGCATTCTGCTGCCCGACCGGGACTATTACCTGAAGGACGACGCGTCGCTGGCGGCGATCCGCGCCGCCTACGCCGCATATCTCACCCGCGTCTTCGAGCTGGCCGGCCGGGCGGCGCCAGGCGAAGACGCACGCGCGGTGCTCGCGTTCGAGACGGCACTGGCGCGCGTCTCGTGGACGGAGGCGGAGAGCCGGAACGCCGCCCTGACCTACACGCGATTCACGCTCCGCCAGCTCGCGTCCGAGATGCCGGGCTTCGACTGGGCCGCCTGGGCCCGCCCGCAGGGGATCGATCGTTCGCCGGCCGTCATCCTGGCGCAGCCGTCGTTCTTCAAGGCGTTCGCCGCTCTCATTCCCCGGACGCCGATCGCAACGCTCAGGGCGTGGCTGCTCGCGCGCTACGTCACCGCGGCGGCACCGTATCTGAATCGCGCCTTCGAGGACGCGCGGTACGACTTCTTCGGCGTGACGCTCACCGGCCAGGAACGGCCGCGCGAGCGGTGGAAGCGCGGCGTCAGCCTGGTGAACGCGTTCCTCGGCGACGCGCTCGGCAGGCTCTACGTCGAGCGGCAGTTTCCCGATCCGACGCGCGCACGCGTGCAGAAGATCCTCGCCAGCGTCGTCGACGCCTATCGCGCAGCTCTGAAGGAATCGGACTGGCTGAGCCCGTCCGCGAGGCGTGAGGCGCTCGACAAGCTGTCCTCGCTGTCCACCGGCGTCGGCTATCCGGCCCAGTGGCGGAGCTATCGCGGGCTGGAGATCGCCGCGGACGACCTCCTCGGCAACTGGCAGCGCGCGCTGACCTTCGACAACCAGTATCGTCTGGGCAACGTCGGAGGCAGCGCCGGCGGCGAATGGCTGATGCCGCCGCAGACGGTGAACGCGTACTACACGCCGGCGGCCAACGAGATCGTGCTGCCCGCCGCCATTTTCCAGCCGCCGCTCTTCGATGCCGCGGCGGACGAGGCCGTGAACTACGGCGCGGTCGGCGCGCTCATCGCACACGAGATCGGGCACGCCTTCGACGATCGCGGGCGGCGGTACGACGCCAGCGGCGCCGTCCGCGACTGGTGGACCGCCGCGGACGCGCAGCGCTTCGAGGAGCGCGCCGCCGCCCTGGCGGCGCAACTGGACCGGTATGAGGCCCTGCCTGGCGTCCGCGTGAGCGGGGCATTGGCCGCCGCCGAGAGCCTTGCCGACCTGGGCGGATTGTCGGTGGCGCTCCGCGCCTACCGGATGTCGCTCGGCAACCGCCGGGCCCCGGTGATCGACGGGCTGGCGGGGGAACAGCGGTTCTTCATGGGGTGGGCCCGGATGTGGCGCTCGAAGGAGCGGGACGCCTATCTGCGATCCACGGCGCAGACGAACGCGTATCTACCCCCGATGCTGCGCGCCAACGCTGCGGTCAGCAACATCGACGGCTTTTTCGACGCTTTCGGTGTCAAAGCGGAGAACCGGCTGTACAGGGCGCCCGCCGAGCGCATCAGGATCTGGTGATGTCCTGTGGCAGGACTTCCGATACAGCCATTCTGACCCTGGCGCCTGGAGTCGGCGCCGCGACCACGATCTTCAGCGTGATTCAGAATGTCCTGCGGATCAGAACTGGCGCAGGACGAACGCCGGATCCACCTGCGCCGCCCTCCGTGCGGGGAGGAATACGGCGGCCGCGGCGGACAGGAAGAGAATGCCAGACGCCGCGGCGAACGCGAGTGGATCACCCGGTCCCACGCCGTATAACACCGCGGCGAACAATTGCCCCGCGATCAGCGCCACGACCATGCCCGCCGCCATGCCGATCGCCACCGGGCGGAGGCTGTCGCGAAGCAAGAGCGCCAGCACGTCGGCGCGGCTGGCGCCAACCGCGACCCGCACGCCGATTTCCCGCGTGCGCTGACCGGTGACGAACGCGGTGACGCCGTAGATGCCGACGGCGGCGAGGGCGAGGGCAAGCACGGCAAGTCCGCCGGCCAGCGACGCGAGGATCTGCGGCTCCTCGAGTTGTTCGCGCAAGCCGGTGGCGGCGAGATTGACGTCGAGCCACAGCCCCGGATCGAGCGGCCGCAGCGCGTCGCGGATTGCCGGCACCGCACCTTCGGGAGCCGCTCGCGTCCTGATCACGAGGCGCGCCGATTCGTAGCTTCCGAGCGGCCGGTAGAACGCCGCCGCGCTGCGCTCCCGGAGATCCGTCGTGATCGCGTCCGCCACGACCCCGACGACCGTCGCGTTCGAACCGTCGAACGGCGCGAACGACTGCCCGACTGGATCCTGCCCCGGCCAGAAATCGCGCGCCAGCGTTTCGCTGATCATCACCACCGGCGCATGTCCGGCGGCCTCGCCGTCCGTGAACGTGCGCCCGCGGACGACGCGGATGCCGATCGTGGAAAAGTAGTCCGGAAGCACGTCGTTCGAATACACGCGAGAGCGAGTGCCGTTGCGATTCAGAT
This genomic window from Vicinamibacterales bacterium contains:
- a CDS encoding M13 family metallopeptidase encodes the protein MRGPLAAALLAAALAGAGAAGQPRSGLDPAEFDRAVAPQDDLFRHVNGAWLKRTVIPGDRVTYGAFAEIVDQTDQTLRGLIERIAARPNRPRGSPAQQIGDLYASMMNVDEIERRGASAIRPQLQRLDAMRTARDVAAEAGYLSSIAAGGPFGGLVGLDPLNRGAVVVRVTQGGILLPDRDYYLKDDASLAAIRAAYAAYLTRVFELAGRAAPGEDARAVLAFETALARVSWTEAESRNAALTYTRFTLRQLASEMPGFDWAAWARPQGIDRSPAVILAQPSFFKAFAALIPRTPIATLRAWLLARYVTAAAPYLNRAFEDARYDFFGVTLTGQERPRERWKRGVSLVNAFLGDALGRLYVERQFPDPTRARVQKILASVVDAYRAALKESDWLSPSARREALDKLSSLSTGVGYPAQWRSYRGLEIAADDLLGNWQRALTFDNQYRLGNVGGSAGGEWLMPPQTVNAYYTPAANEIVLPAAIFQPPLFDAAADEAVNYGAVGALIAHEIGHAFDDRGRRYDASGAVRDWWTAADAQRFEERAAALAAQLDRYEALPGVRVSGALAAAESLADLGGLSVALRAYRMSLGNRRAPVIDGLAGEQRFFMGWARMWRSKERDAYLRSTAQTNAYLPPMLRANAAVSNIDGFFDAFGVKAENRLYRAPAERIRIW